In Streptomyces qaidamensis, one DNA window encodes the following:
- a CDS encoding NADH-quinone oxidoreductase subunit D, with product MSTSHASPRETTEGTVYTVTGGDWDDVVQSAARADDERIVVNMGPQHPSTHGVLRLILEIEGETVTEARCGIGYLHTGIEKNLEYRTWTQGTTFVTRMDYLTSFFNETAYCLGVEKLLGIEDQIPDRATIIRVLLMELNRLSSHLVCIATGGMELGATTIMIYGFRDRELILDIYELITGLRMNHAYIRPGGLAQDLPPGAVDQIREFVKKMKKNLPEYDKLATGNPIFKARMQDVGYLDLAGCMALGATGPILRSTGLPHDLRKAQPYCGYETYDFEVPTADTCDSYGRFLIRLEEMRQSLRIVEQCLDRLQPGPVMVADKKIAWPAQLALGPDGLGNSLDHIKKIMGTSMEALIHHFKLVTEGFRVPPGQTYAAVESPKGELGVHVVSDGGTRPYRVHFRDPSFTNLQAMAAMCEGGQVADVIVAVASIDPVMGGVDR from the coding sequence ATGAGCACTTCGCACGCCTCCCCTCGCGAGACCACCGAGGGCACCGTCTACACGGTCACCGGCGGCGACTGGGACGACGTCGTCCAGTCCGCGGCCCGCGCCGACGACGAGCGCATCGTCGTCAACATGGGCCCGCAGCACCCGTCCACGCACGGCGTGCTCCGCCTGATCCTGGAGATCGAGGGCGAGACCGTCACCGAAGCCCGCTGCGGCATCGGTTACCTGCACACCGGCATCGAGAAGAACCTCGAGTACCGGACGTGGACGCAGGGCACCACCTTCGTGACGCGCATGGACTACCTGACGTCGTTCTTCAACGAGACGGCGTACTGCCTCGGCGTCGAGAAGCTCCTCGGCATCGAGGACCAGATCCCGGACCGCGCCACGATCATCCGCGTCCTGCTGATGGAGCTGAACCGGCTCTCCTCGCACCTGGTGTGCATCGCCACCGGCGGTATGGAGCTGGGCGCGACCACGATCATGATCTACGGATTCCGTGATCGTGAACTCATTCTCGATATCTACGAGCTGATCACCGGCCTGCGGATGAACCACGCGTACATCCGCCCCGGCGGACTCGCCCAGGACCTGCCGCCCGGCGCGGTGGACCAGATCCGCGAGTTCGTGAAGAAGATGAAGAAGAACCTTCCGGAGTACGACAAGCTCGCCACCGGGAACCCCATCTTCAAGGCCCGTATGCAGGACGTCGGCTACCTCGACCTGGCCGGCTGCATGGCCCTCGGCGCGACGGGTCCGATCCTGCGCTCCACCGGCCTGCCGCACGACCTGCGCAAGGCGCAGCCCTACTGCGGTTACGAGACCTACGACTTCGAGGTCCCGACCGCCGACACCTGCGACTCCTACGGCCGCTTCCTGATCCGGCTGGAGGAGATGCGCCAGTCCCTCCGGATCGTCGAGCAGTGCCTGGACCGGCTCCAGCCCGGCCCGGTCATGGTCGCCGACAAGAAGATCGCCTGGCCCGCGCAGCTCGCTCTGGGTCCCGACGGGCTCGGCAACTCCCTCGACCACATCAAGAAGATCATGGGCACCTCCATGGAGGCCCTGATCCACCACTTCAAGCTGGTCACCGAGGGCTTCCGCGTCCCGCCGGGACAGACGTACGCGGCGGTCGAGTCGCCCAAGGGCGAACTCGGGGTGCACGTCGTCTCCGACGGCGGCACCCGCCCCTACCGGGTCCACTTCCGGGACCCGTCCTTCACCAACCTTCAGGCCATGGCGGCGATGTGCGAGGGCGGCCAGGTCGCCGACGTCATCGTCGCCGTCGCGTCCATCGACCCCGTGATGGGAGGCGTCGACCGGTGA
- the nuoE gene encoding NADH-quinone oxidoreductase subunit NuoE has translation MTTSSSERGVSLGMPELPAPAYPDDVRARLETDAREIIARYPDSRSALLPLLHLVQAEEGHVTRTGMRFCADVLGLTTAEVTAVATFYTMYRRRPSGDYQVGVCTNTLCAVMGGDAIFEELQEHLGVGNGETTGDGKVTLEHIECNAACDFAPVVMVNWEFFDNQTPASAKSLVDDLRAGRPVTPTRGARMCTFKETARVLAGFPDERDGAVESGGSAGPASLVGLKLAKGETSAARVVHPRGEAPRTAAPHEPSPTEHLSSHDAPQETSASDPSHPSPPATPDGGAAPPRPADSAGPTAEEGE, from the coding sequence GTGACCACATCGTCTTCCGAGCGGGGCGTCAGCCTGGGCATGCCCGAACTGCCCGCACCCGCCTACCCGGACGACGTCCGGGCCCGTCTGGAGACGGACGCGCGCGAGATCATCGCCCGCTACCCGGACTCCCGGTCCGCCCTCCTGCCGCTGCTGCACCTCGTGCAGGCGGAGGAAGGGCACGTGACCCGCACCGGCATGCGGTTCTGCGCGGACGTCCTCGGCCTGACCACCGCCGAGGTCACCGCCGTCGCCACCTTCTACACCATGTACCGCCGCCGGCCGAGCGGCGACTACCAGGTGGGGGTGTGCACCAACACCCTGTGCGCCGTCATGGGCGGGGACGCGATCTTCGAGGAGCTCCAGGAGCACCTCGGCGTCGGCAACGGCGAGACCACCGGCGACGGCAAGGTCACCCTGGAGCACATCGAGTGCAACGCGGCCTGCGACTTCGCGCCGGTCGTGATGGTCAACTGGGAGTTCTTCGACAACCAGACCCCCGCCAGCGCCAAGAGCCTCGTCGACGACCTGCGCGCGGGACGGCCGGTCACGCCCACCCGCGGGGCGCGCATGTGCACCTTCAAGGAGACCGCCCGGGTCCTGGCCGGCTTCCCCGACGAGCGGGACGGGGCCGTGGAGTCCGGGGGAAGCGCGGGACCCGCCTCCCTGGTCGGCCTGAAGCTCGCCAAGGGGGAGACCTCCGCCGCGCGCGTGGTGCACCCGCGCGGTGAGGCGCCCCGGACCGCGGCACCGCACGAGCCGTCGCCGACGGAGCACTTGAGCTCGCACGACGCGCCGCAGGAGACATCGGCCTCCGACCCCTCACACCCGTCGCCCCCCGCCACCCCTGATGGAGGGGCTGCTCCGCCCCGCCCCGCCGATTCGGCCGGGCCCACCGCCGAGGAGGGGGAGTGA